In Corylus avellana chromosome ca2, CavTom2PMs-1.0, the following proteins share a genomic window:
- the LOC132168823 gene encoding cysteine-rich receptor-like protein kinase 10: MIKMTSFKLSTALVFLSSMVTFLNLTIHDVAAQNYLKHVCGNTTVAQNSIYSSNINSLLSSLSSQATGNIAFYNTTVGQTTSSPVYGLFNCRGDVTADMCRRCVLNATQKLSSKCSTEKVALTWYDECMVRYSNESIFSTVALTPRLNMYNTQNMTDQDRFNRQVNTTLTQLATEASNFPIGVKKFGVKAEKFSEFQNLYTLVQCTRDLSGTDCNSCLQAAINRLAICCSGSQGARTLYPSCNVGYELYLFYDVPTAPTRATPPAAALPPPISGKNKISRVTIISIVVPIAACVLLLALAYCFLTRRAGKKFNAVKREKSKKSDHIQIYQAANEIAKEITTAETFQFDFVTIETATKKFSKDKKLGEGGFGEVYKGTLPDGQEIAVKRLWKKSGQDAEQFKNEVLLAAKLQHKNLARLMGFCLEGEDKMLIYEFVSNKSLDNFLYDPKKQTQLDWSRRYKIIGGIARGIKYLHEDSQLKIIHRDLKASSILLDVDMNPKISDFGMARIIEVDQSEGDTSKIVGTYGYMSPEYAMHGEFSEKSDVYSFGVLVLEIISGKKNNNFESEGAEDLLSYAWIRWRDGKPLELLDPALGDSYSREEVMRCIHVGLLCVQKDAADRPTMASILHTLNSSCVTLESPQQPAFFLRTKADPNMPAMDMASGQSINISMPWSVNEESVTEPNPR; this comes from the exons ATGATTAAAATGACTTCCTTCAAACTCTCCACCGCCCTTGTGTTCCTGTCTTCCATGGTTACCTTCCTCAACCTGACCATTCATGACGTAGCTGCCCAAAATTACCTCAAGCACGTCTGTGGAAACACAACCGTCGCCCAAAATAGCATCTACAGTTCCAACATCAACTCCCTCCTCTCCTCCCTCTCCTCCCAAGCCACCGGAAACATCGCATTCTACAACACCACCGTCGGCCAAACCACCTCCAGCCCCGTATACGGTCTCTTCAACTGCCGTGGAGATGTCACTGCTGACATGTGCCGAAGATGCGTGCTCAACGCAACCCAAAAGCTCTCCAGTAAGTGTTCAACGGAGAAAGTTGCTCTTACTTGGTACGACGAGTGCATGGTGCGCTACTCCAACGAGTCTATCTTCTCCACCGTGGCCCTAACCCCTAGACTGAACATGTATAACACACAGAACATGACCGACCAGGACCGGTTTAACCGGCAAGTAAACACCACTCTGACCCAACTGGCAACTGAGGCTTCCAACTTTCCGATCGGCGTTAAGAAGTTCGGGGTCAAGGCAGAGAAGTTTTCCGAGTTTCAAAATCTATACACCCTCGTACAGTGCACACGTGACCTGTCCGGCACCGACTGCAATAGTTGTCTTCAGGCTGCTATTAACCGTCTTGCTATTTGTTGCAGTGGAAGCCAAGGGGCAAGAACTCTGTATCCTAGTTGTAATGTTGGGTACGAATTGTACCTCTTCTACGATGTACCCACAGCGCCCACGCGGGCCACTCCTCCTGCAGCAGCTCTTCCACCTCCTATTTCAG gaaaaaacaaaatctcaagGGTAACAATAATTTCCATTGTTGTTCCAATTGCTGCCTGTGTTTTGCTACTCGCTCTGGCCTACTGTTTCCTAACTAGGAGAGCAGGAAAGAAGTTCAATGCTGTAAAGAGAGAAAAGTCTAAGAAATCCGATCACATCCAAATTTATCAAG CTGCGAATGAAATTGCAAAGGAAATAACAACTGCAGAGACCTTCCAATTTGATTTTGTAACAATTGAAACCGCCACAAAAAAATTCTCGAAAGACAAGAAGCTTGGTGAAGGTGGATTTGGGGAAGTTTATAAG GGTACACTTCCTGATGGGCAGGAAATAGCTGTGAAGAGGTTATGGAAAAAATCTGGACAAGATGCAGAGCAGTTTAAGAATGAGGTTTTACTGGCAGCAAAACTTCAACACAAAAATTTAGCAAGGTTGATGGGATTCTGCTTGGAAGGAGAAGATAAGATGCTCATCTATGAATTTGTGTCAAATAAAAGCCTTGACAATTTCCTATATG atccaaaaaaacaaactcAATTGGATTGGTCAAGACGTTACAAGATAATAGGAGGGATTGCACGAGGAATTAAATATCTTCACGAAGATTCTCAGCTTAAAATTATACATCGTGACCTAAAAGCTAGTAGCATATTGCTCGATGTGGATATGAACCCAAAAATTTCCGATTTTGGCATGGCAAGGATTATTGAAGTTGATCAAAGCGAAGGAGACACAAGTAAAATTGTCGGGACATA TGGTTACATGTCTCCCGAATACGCAATGCATGGTGAATTTTCTGAGAAGTCTGATGTAtatagttttggtgtcttagtcTTAGAAATAATAAGCGGCAAGAAGAATAATAACTTTGAATCAGAAGGTGCTGAAGACCTCTTGAGCTAT GCTTGGATACGTTGGAGGGATGGAAAGCCCTTGGAATTGTTGGATCCAGCTTTGGGAGATTCATATTCAAGAGAGGAAGTGATGAGATGCATCCATGTTGGCTTATTATGTGTGCAGAAGGATGCAGCTGATAGACCAACAATGGCATCAATACTGCACACGCTCAATAGCAGCTGTGTCACTCTAGAATCCCCTCAACAACCGGCGTTTTTCCTTCGTACTAAAGCAGACCCGAACATGCCTGCAATGGATATGGCATCTGGTCAGTCTATTAACATTTCAATGCCATGGTCTGTCAATGAAGAATCTGTCACCGAACCAAACCCTCGTTAG
- the LOC132170061 gene encoding cysteine-rich receptor-like protein kinase 10, whose translation MNDLTSQVSNVESGANKFGTKEAKFTALQTLYTLAQCTPDLSGSDCNSCFQIAIAYLRDCCGGKQGGRVLFPSCNVRFEVYLFYQSLPPGPPPTGSVTPHKGKHQISPRTIVAIVVPFSASIVLFVIGYCFLISRRAMKKYNALQEENAANDITSTVESLQFDLATIETATNRFSYENKLGEGGFSVVYKGILSNGQEIAVKRLSKTSRQGKKEFKTEVILVVKLQHRNLVRLLGFCLQGDENILVYEFVPNKSLDYFLYEPTSQGQLDWSSRYNIIGGIARGLLYLHEDSRLRIIHRDLKASNILLDRDMNAKISDFGLARIFEVDQTQGNTSEIVGTYGYMAPEYAMRGQFSVKSDVYSFGVLILEIISGKKVRSFYQSDGEGDLLSYAWKQWADGTPLEVLDPNIGNSYSRDQVIRCLHIGVLSVQDDPAERPTMASIVLMLNNHSVCSPSSPRQPVYFLNSRTRQKPLNEQESGQSTRKSMPLSVNEASITKLYPRYFNLIASTSTYMTTLFVLSLLIAFLSRTRTEAAATYLAHVCPNTTTFTANSTYQSNLNHLLGSLTSNATRTTGFYNTTASAGNSVDTVYGLFLCRGDLSPDACRDCAADATKDVVDRCPNEKVAVAWYDECMLRYSNQDIFSSMVTDPKILLTNIQNISEQNQFALLVRTTMNDLASGVSNLGPGAKKFGTKEANFTALQTLYTLAQCTADLSGSDCNRCLQIAISNVVGCCGGKLGARALFPSCNARFEIYPFYQSVATVPPPPGTVSTPKGKDKISAVTIIAIVVPISVFGVLCVMGYCFLTRRTRKKYNAVQEENAANDITTVESLQFDLATIETATNMFSDDNKLGEGGFGVVYKGILPNGQEIAVKRLSRTSGQGKEEFKTEVILVVKLQHRNLVRLLGFCLQGEEKILVYEFVPNKSLDYFLYEPASQGQLNWSSRYNIIGGIARGLLYLHEDSRLRIIHRDLKASNILLDGDMNAKISDFGMAKIFGVDQTQGNTSRVVGTYGYMAPEYAMHGQFSVKSDVYSFGVLILEIISGKKISSFYQSNGDEDLLSYAWKQWTDETPLKVLDPNLGNFYSREQVIRCLHIGVLSIQDDPANRPTMASIVLMLNSQSISLPSPLRQPAYFLHSRTEEKPLMEQESDQSTSKSVPLSVNEASITELYPR comes from the exons ATGAACGACTTGACAAGTCAGGTTTCAAATGTTGAGTCGGGGGCCAACAAGTTTGGGACGAAAGAAGCCAAGTTCACGGCGTTGCAAACGCTCTACACTCTTGCCCAGTGCACGCCGGATCTGTCGGGTTCCGATTGCAATAGCTGTTTCCAGATAGCGATAGCATATCTACGGGATTGTTGTGGGGGAAAGCAAGGAGGCAGAGTACTGTTTCCTAGTTGTAACGTTAGGTTTGAAGTGTACCTCTTTTACCAGTCACTACCACCTGGTCCTCCACCTACTGGATCAGTAACACCCCACAAag GAAAACATCAAATCTCACCGCGGACGATTGTTGCCATTGTCGTTCCGTTTTCTGCCTCTATTGTGCTATTTGTCATCGGCTACTGCTTTTTAATTAGTAGGAGAGCAATGAAAAAGTACAATGCTTTACAGGAAGAAAACG CTGCTAATGATATTACAAGTACTGTAGAGTCCTTGCAATTCGATCTTGCTACAATTGAAACTGCCACCAACAGGTTTTCATATGAGAATAAACTTGGTGAAGGCGGATTCAGTGTCGTTTACAAG GGTATACTTTCAAATGGACAAGAAATAGCTGTGAAGAGGTTGTCTAAAACTTCTagacaaggaaaaaaagaatttaaaactGAGGTGATATTGGTTGTCAAGCTTCAACACCGAAATCTTGTAAGACTTTTGGGATTTTGCTTGCAAGGAGATGAAAATATACTTGTCTACGAGTTTGTGCCCAACAAAAGCCTTGACTACTTTTTATATG AACCTACAAGTCAAGGGCAACTAGATTGGTCAAGCCGTTATAATATTATTGGAGGGATCGCTCGagggcttctttatcttcatgaagattctcGACTTAGAATTATACATCGTGATCTTAAAGCTAGTAACATTTTGTTAGATAGAGATATGAAtgcaaaaatttcagattttggtttGGCAAGGATTTTTGAAGTTGATCAAACTCAAGGGAACACCAGTGAAATtgttggaacata TGGTTACATGGCTCCAGAGTATGCTATGCGTGGACAATTCTCTGTAAAGTCTGATGTGTATAGTTTTGGTGTCCTAATTCTTGAAATTATAAGTGGCAAGAAAGTACGTTCTTTCTATCAATCAGACGGTGAAGGAGACCTTTTGAGCTAT GCTTGGAAACAGTGGGCGGATGGAACGCCCTTGGAAGTGTTGGATCCAAATATAGGAAATTCTTACTCAAGAGATCAAGTTATCAGATGTCTCCATATTGGTGTACTCTCTGTGCAGGATGATCCAGCTGAAAGACCCACGATGGCGTCCATAGTTCTCATGCTTAACAATCACTCCGTTTGTTCGCCGTCATCTCCTCGACAACCAGTATATTTCCTTAATAGTCGAACGAGGCAAAAGCCATTAAATGAGCAAGAGTCAGGTCAATCTACAAGAAAATCAATGCCATTGTCGGTAAATGAAGCATCAATTACTAAATTATACCCTCGATA TTTCAATCTCATTGCTTCAACCTCGACGTACATGACGACCCTTTTTGTCCTCTCCTTGTTGATCGCCTTCCTTAGCAGAACCCGAACTGAAGCTGCTGCAACTTACCTCGCCCATGTCTGCCCAAACACCACCACTTTCACCGCCAACAGCACCTACCAATCCAACCTCAATCACCTCCTCGGCTCCCTCACCTCCAACGCCACCCGCACCACGGGGTTCTACAACACCACCGCGTCGGCTGGGAACTCCGTCGACACGGTCTACGGCCTCTTCCTCTGCCGGGGCGATCTCTCCCCCGACGCCTGCCGAGACTGCGCTGCCGACGCAACCAAAGACGTGGTCGATCGCTGCCCCAATGAGAAAGTGGCCGTGGCTTGGTACGACGAGTGCATGTTACGCTACTCAAATCAGGATATCTTCTCCAGCATGGTCACCGACCCTAAAATTCTCCTGACGAACATACAGAATATATCGGAGCAAAACCAGTTTGCCCTGCTGGTGAGGACAACGATGAACGATTTGGCAAGTGGGGTTTCAAATCTTGGGCCTGGAGCCAAGAAGTTTGGGACGAAAGAAGCGAATTTCACAGCGTTGCAAACGCTCTACACCCTTGCCCAGTGCACGGCGGACCTATCGGGTTCCGATTGCAATAGGTGTCTCCAGATAGCGATATCGAATGTGGTGGGTTGTTGCGGGGGAAAGCTAGGGGCCAGGGCTCTGTTTCCTAGCTGTAACGCTAGGTTTGAAATTTACCCGTTTTACCAGTCAGTAGCAACTGTTCCGCCACCTCCTGGAACAGTATCAACACCCAAAg GAAAAGATAAAATCTCAGCGGTGACAATTATTGCCATTGTCGTTCCGatttctgtctttggtgttCTGTGCGTTATGGGATACTGCTTCCTTACTAGGAGAACAAGAAAGAAGTACAATGCTGTACAGGAAGAAAATG ctgCTAATGATATTACTACTGTAGAGTCCTTGCAATTTGATCTTGCTACAATTGAAACTGCCACCAACATGTTTTCAGATGATAATAAGCTTGGTGAAGGCGGATTCGGTGTCGTTTACAAG GGTATACTGCCTAATGGACAAGAAATAGCCGTGAAGAGGCTGTCGAGAACTTCTGGAcaaggaaaagaagaatttaAAACTGAGGTGATATTAGTAGTCAAGCTTCAACACAGAAATCTTGTAAGGCTGTTGGGATTTTGCTtacaaggagaagaaaagatacTTGTCTACGAATTTGTGCCCAACAAAAGCCTTGACTACTTTCTATATG AACCTGCAAGTCAAGGACAACTAAATTGGTCGAGCCGTTATAATATTATTGGAGGGATCGCTCGagggcttctttatcttcacGAAGATTCTCGACTTAGAATTATACATCGTGATCTTAAAGCCAGTAACATTTTATTAGATGGAGATATGAAtgcaaaaatttcagattttggtatGGCAAAGATTTTTGGAGTTGATCAAACTCAAGGAAATACCAGTAGGGTTGTCGGCACCTA TGGTTACATGGCTCCAGAATATGCTATGCATGGACAATTTTCTGTAAAGtctgatgtttatagttttggagtCCTAATTCTTGAAATTATAAGTGGCAAGAAAATCAGTTCTTTCTATCAATCAAATGGTGACGAAGACCTTTTGAGCTAT GCCTGGAAACAGTGGACGGATGAAACGCCCTTAAAAGTGTTGGATCCAAATTTGGGAAATTTTTACTCAAGAGAACAAGTTATTAGATGTCTCCATATTGGCGTACTGTCTATACAAGATGATCCAGCTAACAGACCCACAATGGCATCCATAGTTCTCATGCTTAACAGTCAATCAATTTCTTTGCCATCACCTCTACGACAACCAGCATATTTTCTTCATAGTCGAACAGAGGAAAAGCCATTAATGGAGCAAGAGTCAGATCAATCTACAAGCAAATCAGTGCCATTGTCTGTCAATGAAGCATCGATTACTGAATTATACCCTCGATAG
- the LOC132168826 gene encoding cysteine-rich receptor-like protein kinase 10, protein MASFNRSFLPIVFISFMVTFLNLTTHVAAQNYLKHVCGNTTVAQNSIYSSNINSLLSSLSSNATGNIAFYNTTVGQTTSNAVYGLFNCRGDVTADMCRRCVLNATQKLSSTCSTEKVALTWYDECMVRYSNESIFSTVALIPKLNMWNTQNMTDQDRFNRLVNTTLTQLATEASNFPIGVKKFGVKEEKFSEFQNLYTLVQCTRDLSGTDCNSCLQAAINRLAICCSGSQGARTLYPSCNVGYELYLFYDVPTAPTPAPGLAPPPPASVTGSKGNSKISAARIVAIAVPIAASVVLFILGYFFIIRRKKYKAVKGENDAINDMTTVESLQFDFATIEAATNKFSHDNKLGEGGFGVVYKGILPNRQEIAVKRLSKHSGQGAEQFKNEVVLVAKLQHRNLTRLLGFCLEGEEKILIYEFVPNKSLDYFLYDPKKQEELDWSTRYKIIGGIARGIQYLHEDSRLRIIHRDLKASNVLLDVDMNPKISDFGMARIFGVDQTQGNTSRVVGTYGYMSPEYAMRGEFSVKSDVYSFGVLILEIISGKKNSNFYESDGAEDLLSYAWIHWRDSRPLELLDQSLRDSYSRDEVLKCIHIGLLCVQEDPADRPAMASILLTLNSGSVTLPSPQEPAFFLRSKTDMPIKDLESDQSTTKSMPSSVNEVSITELHPR, encoded by the exons ATGGCTTCTTTCAATCGCTCCTTTCTTCCCATCGTGTTCATTTCTTTCATGGTTACCTTCCTCAACCTGACCACTCATGTAGCTGCCCAAAATTACCTCAAGCACGTCTGTGGAAACACCACCGTCGCGCAAAATAGCATCTACAGTTCCAACATCAACTCCCTCCTCTCCTCCCTCTCCTCCAACGCCACCGGAAACATCGCATTCTACAACACCACCGTCGGCCAAACCACTTCCAACGCCGTTTACGGTCTCTTCAACTGCCGTGGAGATGTCACTGCTGACATGTGCCGAAGATGCGTGCTCAACGCAACCCAAAAGCTCTCCAGCACGTGTTCAACGGAGAAAGTTGCTCTTACTTGGTACGACGAGTGCATGGTGCGCTACTCCAACGAGTCTATCTTCTCCACCGTGGCCCTAATCCCTAAACTGAACATGTGGAACACACAGAACATGACCGACCAGGACCGGTTTAACCGGCTAGTGAACACCACTCTGACCCAACTGGCAACTGAGGCTTCCAACTTTCCGATCGGCGTTAAGAAGTTTGGGGTGAAGGAAGAGAAGTTTTCCGAGTTTCAAAATCTGTACACCCTCGTACAGTGCACACGTGACCTGTCCGGCACCGACTGCAATAGTTGTCTTCAGGCTGCTATTAACCGTCTTGCTATTTGTTGTAGTGGAAGCCAAGGGGCAAGAACTCTGTATCCTAGTTGTAATGTTGGGTACGAATTGTACCTCTTCTACGATGTACCCACAGCGCCCACGCCTGCACCAGGGCTTGCACCTCCACCTCCAGCCTCCGTAACTGGATCAAAAG GTAATAGCAAAATCTCAGCAGCAAGGATAGTCGCCATTGCTGTTCCAATTGCTGCCTCTGTGGTGTTATTCATTTTGGGCTACTTTTTCATAATTAGGAGAAAGAAGTACAAAGCTGTGAAAGGAGAAAATG ATGCAATTAATGATATGACAACCGTGGAGTCCTTGCAATTTGATTTTGCTACAATTGAGGCTGCCACAAACAAATTCTCACATGATAACAAGCTAGGTGAAGGTGGATTTGGTGTAGTTTACAAG GGTATACTTCCTAACAGACAAGAAATTGCTGTAAAAAGGCTATCAAAACACTCTGGACAAGGAGCAGAACAATTTAAGAATGAAGTTGTTTTAGTAGCCAAACTTCAACACAGAAATTTAACAAGGCTATTGGGATTTTGcttggaaggagaagaaaagatacTCATCTATGAATTTGTGCCCAACAAAAGTCTTGACTATTTTCTATATG ACCcaaaaaagcaagaagaattgGATTGGTCAACACGTTACAAGATAATAGGCGGAATTGCTCGAGGAATTCAATATCTTCACGAAGATTCTCGGTTAAGAATTATACATCGTGATCTTAAAGCCAGCAATGTGTTGCTAGATGTAGATatgaacccaaaaatttcagattttggcatggcaagGATTTTTGGAGTTGATCAAACACAAGGAAATACAAGTAGAGTTGTGGGGACTTA CGGTTACATGTCTCCAGAGTACGCAATGCGAGGAGAATTTTCAGTGAAGTCAGATGTGTATAGTTTTGGTGTGTTAATTCTAGAGATTATCAGTGGCAAGAAAAACAGTAATTTTTATGAATCAGATGGTGCTGAAGACCTCTTGAGCTAT GCTTGGATACATTGGAGGGATAGTAGGCCGTTGGAATTGTTAGATCAAAGTTTGAGAGACTCTTACTCTCGAGATGAAGTCCTCAAATGCATCCATATTGGCTTATTATGTGTTCAGGAAGATCCAGCTGACAGACCCGCCATGGCTTCGATACTTCTCACGCTCAACAGCGGCTCGGTTACACTACCATCACCGCAAGAGCCAGCATTTTTCCTGCGCAGTAAAACGGACATGCCCATAAAGGATCTGGAATCTGATCAATCTACAACCAAGTCAATGCCATCGTCTGTTAATGAAGTGTCCATTACTGAACTACACCCACGATAG